The Ignavibacteriota bacterium genome has a segment encoding these proteins:
- a CDS encoding PorV/PorQ family protein: MKKNIYIMIFCVINILIYNRLLNAQTFNKPGVTSAQFLKIGISARAEAMGQSVASFIDDASASYYNPSGLMNIKDNNVFIGYTFMPADVGLSFLSYSKRVSDNDAFALSVIALRTDEMKIRTVLRPEGTGETFHVGEYAFGLHYAHNFTEDLKIGFTFRYLRMNQVSDRFSEGSWSADMGIQYDTGLEGLLEGLKIGMVVDNFGPEIKFVNESYGLPLKYVIGFSKPININSYNNLLVAFNWVKSIDEKQKAHLGIEYSFIDFIYLRSGYKFESDSESWSGGFGVMQKLYDANIKLDYSYSDFALLGALHRITASIVF; encoded by the coding sequence CGGAGTAACATCCGCGCAATTTTTAAAAATTGGAATATCTGCTCGGGCAGAAGCAATGGGGCAGTCGGTTGCCTCATTTATTGATGATGCTTCGGCATCATATTATAATCCTTCAGGATTGATGAACATAAAAGATAATAACGTTTTTATCGGTTATACATTTATGCCCGCGGATGTCGGCTTATCATTTTTAAGCTATTCAAAAAGAGTTTCCGATAACGATGCTTTTGCGCTATCGGTAATAGCTTTAAGGACAGATGAAATGAAAATAAGGACAGTACTTCGTCCCGAAGGAACAGGCGAAACATTCCACGTTGGCGAATATGCATTCGGACTTCACTATGCGCATAATTTTACTGAAGATCTAAAAATTGGATTTACGTTTAGATATCTTCGTATGAATCAAGTAAGCGATAGATTTTCAGAAGGAAGCTGGTCGGCTGATATGGGAATTCAATACGATACCGGCTTGGAAGGATTACTTGAAGGATTAAAAATAGGTATGGTGGTTGATAATTTTGGACCTGAAATAAAATTTGTGAATGAAAGTTATGGACTTCCACTCAAGTATGTAATCGGATTTTCAAAACCAATAAATATTAATTCGTACAACAATTTACTCGTTGCGTTTAACTGGGTAAAATCAATTGATGAGAAACAAAAAGCTCACCTTGGAATAGAATATTCTTTTATTGATTTCATTTATTTAAGAAGCGGTTATAAATTTGAATCCGATTCGGAATCATGGAGCGGCGGATTCGGAGTTATGCAGAAACTTTATGATGCAAATATAAAACTTGATTATTCTTACAGCGATTTTGCTTTACTTGGAGCTCTGCATAGAATTACAGCAAGTATTGTTTTCTAG